A stretch of DNA from Candidatus Micrarchaeum acidiphilum ARMAN-2:
TCCACGGTATTATGTTTATCAGCAGCGTTACAACTACGACAGCAGCAAGGAAGTTTGTAATCCTCTTGTCTTTCACGCTTGCATCGTATATCCTTTTGCCGTCAAAGCCCGGTAGCGGCAGAAGGTTTACCACTGCAACCAGAAAATTGAACATGAACGAGAGGGCAAAAACCGTATACAAAAAGTACTCCGTGCTCTTGAGCGGAGTATTTACAACAGGAGAGGAAACCTGCCCTACATCGACGCCTATAAATCCGCGCGAAGAGCCGTTCTCTGGCTTTGCTATAAACGAATGGCCGCCCTGGTTGGTCAAGACAGTAACAACGCTGCCAGGCACGTCCTTCGCAGCGGCTGCCTCCAGCTGGGACAACGTGCTTACGTTTACGCCGTCCCAGGAAAGTATCTGCGCCCCCGGCGCTATTACGCCATTGGCAGGAAATCCTGGGGTAGTACTTTCCACAATCAATTTTTGCACGTAGATGTGCGGCAATGCGAATACGAGCAGCAGCAGCATCGGCACAAAGAAAACGAACATCAGCACAAAATTAGCGGATATGCCGGCGGAAAATATCTTGTTCTGCGATATGGCGTCAAGCTTCTTCACCTTTTCCTCATCCGGCTCTACGAACGCGCCTATGGGTATTATGCCGAACAGCAGCAGTCCTACGGATTTTATCCTAACCTTAAATATCCTGGACAGTATGCCGTGGGAGAATTCATGCGCGACCAGAAGTATGGCAAGTGCGATGACCCCTGCTATGAGCGGTATGTCAAGCCCAGGAATTATCGGCGCGACCCCCGGTATTACGCCCTGGAGCGGTTTAGTTGTAACAATCCCATTCGCAGCGAAGTGCTGGAATATTGCAAATACTGCCAGAAGTATGCTGAATGAATTCAGAAGCAGGGAAAAGAATACGAACCCCGAAAATCCGAAGACAACGGTTATTACAAGAGAAAGATAAGACAGAGGTGAAACCCCGGAACTAGCGGAAGCCGTTTGTGCAGAGGCTATTCTCGCCTGCAACCCCGGCAGGTCTATAAACTGTAGAGAGTAGCTAAAGTACGGGGTCACCAAGAGCAGAATGAATAGTATCGTAAATATGCCGAAGGCAAATGTGCCTTTGCTTATCTTGCCTTTAACTATCGGATAAGAAAAGATTCCAAAACCTAGAACTATGCCCCAGAGCGCCATGTTGTTCCAAAAACTTTTGTGCGACTTTGCAATCCTATTTATTGTGCCTATGCCCTTGCCTGTGCTGATCATATACACTCCGTAGCCGCCGTTCAAAGAGCCTATCTTTTTTATTATCATGCCAGAGACGAACAGCACGACAAGCCCAAGCAGTATCTGGTTCAGGATCCCTATGGCAGATATGTAGTCGGCATAAAGGGCCAGCAGCGAAGCTACTGCGACAAAAGAAATCCGAATTTTTGCGGTAGTGCTTAAGCGACCGCCATTTTCTGCTGCCATGCGCTAAACCCTATAATAAGCGCATGCTATTTCGAATTTAAGAATTTTATACCTTTCATTGCAATTAATACCTGGTGGTTAGTTGGAAGAATGCGAGCTATGCGGTAAAAGCACGGATTCTGCGTACGTGGTCCTTGTCGAGGGTGTAGAATTGAGGGTGTGTGCAAGCTGTGCGAACGGTAAGAAAGTACTCTCACACAGGCCCACAGATTCCGCAAGGCAGGACTACCGGGGTGCATACCAAAAGACGGTCAAAAAGAACATAGACGAGCCTCCGCTAGTTGATAACTATGGAAGGGTGATACGCGAGGCGCGCGAGCGGCTAAAGATACCAATAAAAGTGCTTGCAGAAATGATAAACGAGAAGGAAACATTTCTTAGCCGGGTGGAGGCCGAGAAGGCAGCGCCGCCAGCCCAGTTAATAAGGAAGTTGGAGAAAACGCTCAGCATAAAGCTTACATCCTCAAGGTCCGAGGCGGACGACAACCAGCATTACAGGAGCGACAACGGCGTTACCACAATAGGGGATTTTGCATAGTTGGTGCAGATGTCGGTAGATCTGAGCAAGCTTGCAGTGCGCGAGCAGCTCGACATAGGCTCGCTCAGCGGGAAGGTAGTCGCCGTAGATGCGTACAATGTGCTGTACCAGTTCCTTTCCATAATAAGGCAACCGGACGGATCGCTGCTCTGCGACGAAAAAGGCAACGTGACGAGCCATCTCTCCGGGCTTTTCTACAGGTCTATAGACCTGATTGCGAAAGGCGTAAACCTCGTTTACGTTTTTGACGGAATGCCATCAACCCTTAAAAAGAAGACGATAGAGGCGCGGATTTCAAGGAGGGAGAAGGCTTATGAGGCATGGCAGAAGGCGGTAGCCGAAGGCCAGGCAGAAGAGGTACGCAAGTTTGCTCAGGCGAGCACCCGCATAACGAAGGAAATAGTGTCAAGCGCAAAGGAGCTCCTAGGCTACATGGGCATATGGTATATAAACGCGCCGAGCGAGGGCGAGGCTCAGGCCAGCTACATGTGCTCCAAAGGGATAGCCTATGCAGCAGCAAGCCAGGACTACGATACGCTGCTGTTCGGCTCCAAGAAGGTCGTGAGGAACCTGACTCTCTCTGGCCGAAGGAAGCTCCCCGGAAAGAACGTTTTCGTAAATGTAAATCCGGAAATGGTTGACCTTGATGCTACGCTCGGGTCTCTGGGTATTACGCGCCAGAAACTGATATGGATAGGCATACTGCTCGGCACGGACTTCAATGACGGGGTAAAAGGAGTAGGCCCGAAAACCGCGCTGAAGGCGGTCAAAAGCTCAAATTCCATTACCGATATCATAGAGTTTGCAAAGCAGAAATTCAACTACGAATTTGAAGTGGACCCGAAAGACGTTGAGGACCTGTTCATGCACCCAGAGGTCAGCGAGATA
This window harbors:
- a CDS encoding peptidase M50, encoding MAAENGGRLSTTAKIRISFVAVASLLALYADYISAIGILNQILLGLVVLFVSGMIIKKIGSLNGGYGVYMISTGKGIGTINRIAKSHKSFWNNMALWGIVLGFGIFSYPIVKGKISKGTFAFGIFTILFILLLVTPYFSYSLQFIDLPGLQARIASAQTASASSGVSPLSYLSLVITVVFGFSGFVFFSLLLNSFSILLAVFAIFQHFAANGIVTTKPLQGVIPGVAPIIPGLDIPLIAGVIALAILLVAHEFSHGILSRIFKVRIKSVGLLLFGIIPIGAFVEPDEEKVKKLDAISQNKIFSAGISANFVLMFVFFVPMLLLLVFALPHIYVQKLIVESTTPGFPANGVIAPGAQILSWDGVNVSTLSQLEAAAAKDVPGSVVTVLTNQGGHSFIAKPENGSSRGFIGVDVGQVSSPVVNTPLKSTEYFLYTVFALSFMFNFLVAVVNLLPLPGFDGKRIYDASVKDKRITNFLAAVVVVTLLINIIPWI
- a CDS encoding transcriptional regulator, XRE family, whose product is MEECELCGKSTDSAYVVLVEGVELRVCASCANGKKVLSHRPTDSARQDYRGAYQKTVKKNIDEPPLVDNYGRVIREARERLKIPIKVLAEMINEKETFLSRVEAEKAAPPAQLIRKLEKTLSIKLTSSRSEADDNQHYRSDNGVTTIGDFA
- a CDS encoding XPG I domain protein, with amino-acid sequence MVQMSVDLSKLAVREQLDIGSLSGKVVAVDAYNVLYQFLSIIRQPDGSLLCDEKGNVTSHLSGLFYRSIDLIAKGVNLVYVFDGMPSTLKKKTIEARISRREKAYEAWQKAVAEGQAEEVRKFAQASTRITKEIVSSAKELLGYMGIWYINAPSEGEAQASYMCSKGIAYAAASQDYDTLLFGSKKVVRNLTLSGRRKLPGKNVFVNVNPEMVDLDATLGSLGITRQKLIWIGILLGTDFNDGVKGVGPKTALKAVKSSNSITDIIEFAKQKFNYEFEVDPKDVEDLFMHPEVSEITEAELGKGVSKSPDAEKIIHFMCAEHGFDEARVRKFSDVLKKARGTSAQKGISSWM